Proteins co-encoded in one Culicoidibacter larvae genomic window:
- a CDS encoding metal ABC transporter solute-binding protein, Zn/Mn family, translating into MKKIITVIAALSLALIPLAACQSTTPDNSNVLTIKTTAYPIVEFTKRIGGDAVDVQSVFANGSDSHTYDPTPQEMVDLNDADLFLNIDIGDYHTITEKLKAAAPNLAFVDVAAGVAAIEGDHDHSHDESEANHDGEHDHEFDPHIWLDPVRATLMAENIKNELVRKLPEQAATFETNFAALKAELATLNDEFTTGLAPYAEDTFFVTHAAYGYLADEYHLHQVSLSGLSADSELSSAQLVEIAEQLKAHNTKYILAEENVSNKQADVLASELGISTLPIYNLETLTQAEIDGGQTYFTLMRENLKNLQEALKQ; encoded by the coding sequence ATGAAAAAAATTATCACTGTAATTGCTGCGCTTAGCTTAGCGCTTATTCCCCTTGCTGCCTGCCAAAGCACAACCCCGGATAACAGCAATGTGCTCACCATAAAAACCACTGCCTACCCAATCGTCGAGTTTACCAAACGCATTGGTGGTGACGCCGTAGATGTACAAAGCGTCTTTGCCAACGGCTCAGACTCACACACCTACGACCCAACCCCACAAGAAATGGTCGACCTCAATGATGCCGACCTATTCCTCAACATTGACATCGGTGACTACCATACTATCACCGAAAAACTAAAAGCTGCTGCACCGAATTTAGCATTCGTTGATGTTGCTGCCGGAGTTGCTGCCATAGAAGGTGACCATGACCATAGCCATGACGAAAGCGAAGCTAATCACGACGGAGAACACGATCATGAATTTGATCCTCACATCTGGCTTGATCCGGTACGAGCAACATTAATGGCTGAAAACATCAAGAATGAGCTAGTACGTAAGCTTCCTGAACAAGCAGCCACTTTTGAAACTAACTTTGCAGCCCTAAAAGCTGAATTAGCAACCTTAAATGATGAATTCACTACCGGTCTGGCACCATATGCTGAAGACACCTTCTTCGTCACCCATGCTGCCTATGGCTACCTTGCTGATGAATATCATTTGCATCAAGTCTCACTTTCAGGACTAAGTGCAGATTCTGAACTCTCTTCGGCGCAATTAGTTGAAATTGCTGAACAATTAAAAGCACACAATACCAAATATATTCTTGCCGAAGAAAATGTAAGCAACAAGCAAGCTGATGTCTTAGCGAGCGAGTTAGGTATTAGCACCCTGCCAATCTACAACTTAGAAACCCTTACTCAAGCTGAAATTGACGGTGGTCAAACTTATTTCACCTTAATGCGCGAGAATCTTAAAAACTTACAAGAAGCTTTAAAGCAGTAA
- a CDS encoding metal ABC transporter ATP-binding protein: MFEFKHVSFTYEKTKVLNDISFSIDNGTFAVIVGANGSGKSTILKCLLNLLPAESGEILIQGTPINQFNDWDHIGYVGQNSHQFNASVPVSVEEVVQMGQVKKIPTKTVEYWLDYVGMLPFKKSRITDLSGGQQQKVFIARALVANPKALVLDEPTVGLDAKSTHEFYNLLGDLNQKEQKTIVVVSHDVHIMDRHVTEVIEVRDGICFAGSREAYQEHHIEFCEVCGDEV; encoded by the coding sequence ATGTTTGAATTTAAGCATGTGAGTTTTACATATGAGAAGACTAAGGTATTAAATGATATTAGTTTCTCAATTGATAATGGTACTTTTGCGGTGATTGTCGGTGCTAATGGTTCCGGAAAATCTACTATTTTGAAGTGTTTGCTGAATTTGCTTCCGGCTGAATCCGGTGAGATCCTCATTCAAGGAACACCGATTAATCAATTTAATGATTGGGATCATATTGGTTATGTTGGCCAAAACAGCCATCAGTTTAATGCCAGTGTACCGGTAAGTGTTGAAGAGGTTGTCCAAATGGGACAAGTGAAGAAAATTCCGACAAAGACGGTAGAATATTGGCTTGATTATGTTGGGATGCTGCCATTTAAAAAGAGTCGCATCACTGATTTATCTGGTGGTCAGCAGCAAAAAGTATTTATTGCCCGGGCTTTGGTTGCGAATCCTAAGGCGTTGGTGTTAGATGAACCAACGGTAGGGTTGGATGCTAAGAGTACCCATGAGTTTTATAATTTGCTCGGTGATTTAAATCAAAAAGAGCAAAAAACGATTGTCGTAGTTAGTCATGATGTTCATATTATGGATCGTCATGTGACCGAGGTTATCGAGGTTCGTGACGGCATATGTTTTGCTGGTAGCCGTGAGGCGTATCAGGAGCATCATATCGAGTTTTGTGAAGTATGCGGGGATGAAGTATGA
- a CDS encoding carboxypeptidase M32, protein MWNELNEYLEKYNALTQAIKLLAWDIETEAPRDSIDNTSKTLGLLSSEAYETLINPEVEHLLEVIKPAELSAREAAIFHELQKQYKKLKVIPKQEYQAFTELTTKAQHVWAEARQKNDFAMFAPYLEEIVATHKRFIGYLGYTDHPYNTLLDDYEEGMTVEVLDAFFAEVKAAIVPLVETAVKGNEQLDDSFIFVAYDVDKQRQFSRFIAEYLGFDYARGVIKESAHPFTEHMHNKDVRITSAYLANNIASGILSTIHETGHALYELGVADTWTGTLVGEGTSMAMHESQSRFYENVIGRSLVFWQPLYPRLQEMFPEQLAQVSVEDFWRAINKVQPSLIRTEADEVTYPLHIMVRYEIEKGLFDGSIAVNDLPQVWREKMLEYVGVAPSNDAEGVLQDIHWSGGSFGYFPSYALGSAYAAQLTKALDKVLDREDDVAQGTFKAINAYLTEHIYQYGKTKTAKELLEAMCGEAFNPQYYTEYLQAKIADVYGK, encoded by the coding sequence ATGTGGAATGAATTAAATGAGTATTTAGAAAAGTATAATGCCTTGACTCAGGCGATTAAATTATTGGCTTGGGATATTGAGACTGAGGCACCAAGAGATTCGATTGATAATACTTCGAAAACACTTGGGTTATTAAGTTCTGAGGCTTATGAAACGTTGATTAATCCTGAGGTTGAACATTTACTGGAAGTTATTAAGCCAGCCGAATTATCAGCTCGTGAGGCTGCTATTTTTCATGAATTACAGAAACAATATAAAAAGTTAAAAGTGATTCCTAAGCAAGAGTATCAAGCGTTTACTGAGCTGACAACTAAAGCGCAGCATGTATGGGCAGAAGCTCGTCAAAAGAATGATTTTGCTATGTTTGCGCCATATCTTGAAGAGATTGTTGCGACTCACAAACGATTTATTGGCTATCTAGGCTATACTGATCATCCTTATAATACTTTGCTTGATGACTACGAAGAAGGCATGACAGTTGAAGTGCTGGACGCTTTCTTTGCAGAAGTGAAGGCAGCAATTGTACCGCTGGTTGAAACTGCGGTTAAGGGTAATGAACAATTGGATGATAGTTTTATTTTTGTCGCTTATGATGTTGATAAACAACGTCAATTTTCTCGTTTTATTGCAGAATACTTAGGCTTTGATTACGCTCGTGGCGTTATCAAAGAATCAGCTCATCCTTTTACAGAACATATGCATAACAAGGATGTTAGAATTACTTCTGCCTATCTTGCAAATAATATTGCCAGCGGAATTTTAAGTACGATTCATGAAACCGGACATGCATTGTATGAGTTAGGTGTTGCTGATACTTGGACTGGTACCTTAGTTGGTGAAGGAACTTCAATGGCAATGCATGAATCACAGTCGCGTTTCTATGAAAATGTAATTGGTCGTTCCCTTGTATTTTGGCAACCGCTTTATCCGCGTTTGCAGGAAATGTTTCCAGAGCAATTGGCTCAGGTAAGTGTAGAAGATTTCTGGCGGGCAATTAACAAAGTGCAGCCATCGTTAATTCGTACTGAGGCGGATGAGGTTACTTATCCATTACATATTATGGTACGCTACGAAATTGAAAAGGGTCTTTTTGATGGTAGTATTGCAGTGAACGATTTGCCACAAGTATGGCGCGAAAAAATGCTTGAGTACGTTGGTGTTGCACCAAGCAATGATGCTGAAGGGGTGTTGCAGGATATTCACTGGTCAGGTGGATCATTTGGCTACTTCCCATCATATGCTTTAGGTAGTGCTTATGCTGCCCAGTTAACTAAAGCGTTGGACAAAGTGCTAGATCGTGAAGACGATGTGGCGCAAGGGACATTCAAAGCAATTAATGCTTATCTGACAGAACATATTTACCAATACGGTAAAACCAAAACAGCTAAAGAATTGTTGGAAGCAATGTGCGGTGAAGCATTTAATCCGCAGTATTATACTGAATATTTACAAGCTAAAATAGCTGATGTTTATGGAAAATAA
- a CDS encoding RrF2 family transcriptional regulator, translating to MNFSKATTYALHTMLILARTDHEQKNHKIGVSDLAKQQNISPTYLSKILTKLTKAGLIDSSPGAQGGYSLRKSSTTITFLDIIQAIEGHIPLFSGCEDNCEIEKIMKDYESHMYTYLKDKTLADALE from the coding sequence ATGAACTTTTCTAAGGCAACAACCTATGCCCTGCACACTATGCTCATCCTGGCCAGAACTGACCATGAACAAAAAAATCATAAAATTGGTGTCTCTGATCTTGCTAAACAGCAAAACATTTCACCAACCTATCTCTCCAAAATCTTGACCAAACTAACCAAAGCCGGATTAATTGATTCATCACCAGGTGCCCAAGGCGGTTATTCACTGCGTAAATCCAGCACCACAATAACTTTTCTTGATATTATTCAAGCAATTGAAGGCCACATCCCACTTTTTAGCGGCTGTGAAGACAACTGTGAAATCGAAAAAATCATGAAAGATTACGAAAGTCACATGTATACCTACTTGAAAGATAAAACTCTAGCCGATGCTTTGGAGTAA
- a CDS encoding metal ABC transporter permease, with the protein MIFEQILKYEFLQNAYIAGIIIAAVAPLLGVFVVSRRMSLIPDALSHVSLSGIALTFFLASIGVLAVDFSPIFLAIAFSLLAALFLSYVSRWYKHSKEVTIALLMSMSLGISSIFISMTKGLKIDITSYLFGSINAISRVEVWVILAIGVAAIIFVVLLYRPMLMIAFDDNYAKTRGVKVKWLDNLFFLFLALVVAVSMRIVGVLLISALVTLPIAIAMRMAKSFKQTLWIAIVVSEIGVLLGLVGSYYLNIPSGGTIVVILGLIFLVVSVVYRKNVRL; encoded by the coding sequence ATGATTTTTGAACAGATTTTAAAGTATGAATTTTTACAAAATGCGTATATTGCCGGAATTATTATTGCCGCAGTTGCCCCTTTGCTTGGGGTGTTTGTTGTTTCACGGCGGATGTCGTTGATTCCTGATGCGCTCAGTCATGTTTCGCTCTCGGGGATTGCACTGACGTTCTTCTTAGCAAGTATTGGCGTTTTGGCAGTTGATTTTTCACCAATCTTCTTGGCAATTGCCTTTAGTTTGCTGGCAGCTTTATTTTTATCATATGTTTCACGTTGGTATAAGCATTCTAAGGAAGTGACCATTGCCTTATTGATGAGCATGAGTCTTGGTATCAGTAGTATTTTTATTAGTATGACTAAAGGATTAAAGATTGATATCACTAGTTATTTATTCGGAAGTATCAATGCGATTTCCCGGGTTGAAGTCTGGGTTATTCTTGCTATCGGTGTTGCGGCGATTATTTTTGTCGTTTTGTTGTATCGGCCAATGCTGATGATTGCTTTTGATGATAATTATGCGAAAACCCGTGGGGTTAAGGTGAAGTGGTTGGATAATTTATTTTTCTTATTCCTTGCCTTAGTTGTTGCCGTTTCTATGCGCATTGTTGGGGTATTGTTAATCTCAGCACTGGTCACTTTGCCAATCGCCATTGCGATGCGAATGGCTAAGAGTTTCAAACAAACCTTGTGGATTGCTATTGTGGTTAGCGAAATTGGTGTTCTGCTGGGCTTGGTTGGTTCGTATTATTTGAATATTCCCAGCGGCGGAACGATTGTCGTGATTTTGGGATTGATTTTCCTGGTTGTTAGTGTGGTTTATCGAAAGAATGTCCGATTATAG
- a CDS encoding tetratricopeptide repeat protein, with protein MDRRAPWGKCVLLFGVVLMTLLGCTTTVVDQNAVAINEAMAAGDAYYDAGDYQLAIDKYATVTDLDKDYLDAWINKARSEVALGQTAAARADLNTAKGIMEQTTAEYADVEGMIFWHDGKRDDAVKSFTESIAIKPTAYAYSNRGHVNYELHKLDEAKSDLTEAIKLNPDLAEPHHTLAQIAVDAGDYVNAKKYAESGLKLDAKDARNQAIIGYSTLMLIADDVTEEVRTQKEAQAWKELEAAKTLDAKEAVVYNYMGLYKAELGDYEEAKKLYDQAIGLNDKEATFYNNRGIAYYNLGKNGEALTDVNRAITLDKLNPEFFLGRGFILTTQGLEENAIADFKQAVKLDAKYIERVPGWLAAQVKSED; from the coding sequence ATGGACAGACGTGCACCTTGGGGGAAGTGCGTACTGCTTTTTGGCGTTGTGTTGATGACGCTTTTAGGTTGTACGACAACAGTTGTTGATCAAAATGCGGTCGCGATTAATGAGGCGATGGCAGCGGGAGATGCGTACTATGATGCCGGCGATTATCAGCTTGCGATTGATAAGTATGCGACAGTAACGGATTTGGATAAGGATTATCTTGATGCGTGGATTAATAAGGCGCGAAGTGAGGTTGCTTTAGGGCAGACTGCAGCTGCGCGGGCAGATTTGAATACAGCTAAGGGAATCATGGAGCAGACAACGGCAGAATATGCTGATGTTGAGGGCATGATTTTTTGGCATGATGGCAAGCGTGATGATGCGGTGAAGAGCTTTACTGAGTCAATTGCGATTAAGCCGACAGCATATGCGTATAGTAATCGTGGCCATGTGAATTACGAATTACATAAACTGGATGAGGCAAAGAGTGATTTGACGGAGGCAATAAAGCTGAATCCTGATTTAGCAGAACCGCACCATACTTTGGCGCAGATTGCTGTTGATGCCGGTGATTATGTGAATGCAAAGAAGTATGCCGAGAGTGGTTTGAAGCTGGATGCGAAGGATGCCCGGAATCAAGCAATTATCGGCTATAGTACTTTGATGCTGATTGCTGATGATGTGACTGAAGAAGTGCGCACGCAAAAAGAGGCGCAAGCGTGGAAAGAGCTGGAAGCAGCGAAGACGCTTGATGCGAAGGAAGCGGTTGTGTACAACTATATGGGGTTGTACAAGGCAGAACTTGGCGACTATGAGGAAGCCAAGAAGTTGTATGATCAAGCAATCGGGTTGAATGATAAAGAGGCGACTTTTTATAATAACCGCGGTATTGCTTATTACAATCTAGGTAAGAATGGTGAGGCATTGACTGATGTCAATCGAGCTATTACTTTGGATAAGTTGAATCCGGAATTTTTCTTGGGTAGAGGATTTATTCTGACGACACAAGGTCTTGAGGAGAATGCAATTGCTGACTTCAAACAGGCTGTGAAGTTAGATGCGAAATATATTGAGCGTGTGCCGGGTTGGCTGGCAGCGCAAGTAAAGAGTGAGGACTAG
- a CDS encoding formate--tetrahydrofolate ligase has protein sequence MTYKSDIEIAQAVAPSDIREIADSCGVETNELELYGYNKAKISLDIFKRLEHKTDGKLILVTAINPTPAGEGKSTVTIGLAQALNKIGKQAIVAMREPSLGPVMGMKGGAAGGGYAQVIPMEDLNLHFTGDMHAITTAHNSVSAFIDNHIFQGNELGIDHVTWKRVVDLNDRALRQAVVALSDHNGRHARNDGFDITVASEIMAIICLASDMTDLKTRLGRIIIGFDYQQKPVTVADLGIVGALAVILKDALKPNLIQTLEHTPALVHGGPFANIAHGCNSVIATRLGMKLADYTVTEAGFGADLGAEKFFDIKCRAAGLKPDAVVVVATIRALKMHGGVEKAELGNENVDALLAGIPNLEKHVENMQAFGVPYVIAINKFVADTDNEVAALLEWAKAKGHPIALTEVWEHGGAGGVELAEQVVELIAKTPSHFAPIYDADASIVDKLTTIAKTVYGADGVRLTKAVERQIAEYERLGFDRLPICMAKTQYSLSDNAKLLGRPQGFEIHIRELRISNGAGFIVALTGAVMTMPGLPKHPAMLDIDIDEDGVVKGLF, from the coding sequence ATGACTTATAAAAGTGATATTGAAATTGCTCAGGCAGTGGCGCCGAGTGATATTCGGGAGATTGCTGATAGCTGTGGTGTGGAAACAAACGAGCTTGAATTATATGGGTATAACAAGGCAAAGATTTCCCTGGATATTTTTAAACGACTTGAACATAAAACCGATGGTAAGTTAATTTTGGTAACGGCAATTAATCCAACTCCTGCAGGAGAAGGTAAATCTACAGTGACAATTGGACTTGCTCAGGCACTCAATAAAATAGGCAAGCAAGCAATCGTAGCAATGCGTGAACCATCATTGGGGCCGGTTATGGGGATGAAGGGTGGCGCTGCCGGTGGCGGTTATGCACAAGTTATTCCAATGGAAGACTTAAATCTTCACTTTACCGGTGATATGCATGCAATTACTACTGCACATAACTCAGTGAGTGCATTTATTGATAACCATATTTTCCAAGGGAATGAATTGGGTATTGATCATGTGACTTGGAAGCGGGTTGTTGATTTAAATGACCGGGCATTGCGGCAGGCAGTTGTTGCACTTTCGGATCATAATGGCCGTCATGCCCGTAATGATGGTTTTGATATTACTGTTGCCTCGGAAATTATGGCGATTATTTGTCTGGCAAGTGATATGACAGATTTAAAAACCCGTCTTGGTCGGATTATTATTGGTTTTGATTACCAACAAAAACCAGTTACGGTTGCAGACTTAGGTATTGTTGGCGCATTAGCGGTGATTTTAAAAGATGCTTTAAAACCCAACTTGATTCAAACATTGGAACATACACCTGCTTTAGTGCATGGTGGTCCATTTGCCAATATTGCTCATGGTTGTAACTCAGTGATTGCCACTCGTCTTGGTATGAAGCTTGCTGATTATACAGTCACTGAAGCCGGATTTGGTGCTGATTTGGGTGCAGAAAAGTTTTTTGATATTAAGTGCCGGGCAGCAGGTTTAAAACCTGATGCCGTCGTTGTGGTAGCAACGATTCGAGCATTGAAAATGCATGGTGGCGTAGAGAAAGCGGAGCTTGGCAACGAGAATGTGGATGCCCTGTTGGCAGGGATTCCTAATCTTGAGAAGCATGTTGAAAACATGCAGGCCTTTGGTGTGCCTTATGTGATTGCGATTAACAAGTTTGTTGCTGATACGGATAATGAAGTTGCGGCTTTGCTTGAGTGGGCGAAAGCAAAGGGGCATCCGATTGCTTTGACGGAAGTCTGGGAGCATGGTGGTGCCGGTGGCGTTGAGCTGGCGGAGCAAGTGGTGGAGCTGATTGCGAAGACGCCAAGTCATTTTGCACCGATTTATGATGCTGATGCTTCGATTGTTGATAAGCTGACAACGATTGCCAAAACTGTATACGGTGCTGATGGGGTGCGATTAACGAAGGCGGTGGAGCGGCAAATTGCTGAGTATGAGCGTTTAGGTTTTGATCGTTTGCCGATTTGTATGGCGAAGACTCAGTATTCGTTAAGCGATAACGCTAAGTTGCTGGGACGTCCGCAAGGGTTTGAAATCCACATTCGCGAATTGCGGATTTCAAATGGAGCCGGCTTTATTGTGGCACTTACCGGTGCAGTGATGACAATGCCAGGTCTGCCTAAGCATCCGGCGATGTTGGATATTGATATTGATGAAGATGGCGTAGTGAAGGGACTGTTTTAA
- a CDS encoding GNAT family N-acetyltransferase has translation MEIRKLEYKDAKALVALMYAMDEQTKFMLYAPGERRMTVRQMEESIANQKHNGSVMFGAFAGKELLGYILGQRNTLSRTKHKLYIVIGIDQQAAGRGLGTQLFAALEAWVATQQGISRLELTVMSHNQAAIALYRKFGFEVEGESHCGLMVDGQCVNEYFMYKLV, from the coding sequence ATGGAAATTCGTAAACTTGAATATAAGGATGCTAAGGCTCTGGTTGCGTTGATGTATGCAATGGATGAGCAAACTAAGTTTATGTTGTATGCTCCCGGTGAGCGGCGGATGACAGTGCGACAGATGGAAGAATCTATTGCCAATCAAAAACACAATGGTTCAGTAATGTTTGGTGCGTTCGCTGGTAAAGAATTATTAGGGTATATTCTTGGGCAGCGCAATACTTTATCAAGAACCAAGCATAAACTTTATATAGTAATTGGTATTGATCAGCAAGCGGCTGGCCGTGGACTAGGCACGCAATTGTTTGCAGCGCTGGAAGCTTGGGTGGCGACTCAGCAAGGAATTAGCCGGCTTGAATTAACGGTTATGAGTCACAATCAGGCGGCGATTGCTTTGTATCGCAAATTTGGCTTTGAAGTTGAAGGTGAGAGTCACTGCGGACTAATGGTTGATGGTCAATGTGTGAATGAATATTTTATGTATAAATTAGTATAG
- a CDS encoding MerR family transcriptional regulator — MNDLMKIRDVSSKYDVTARTLRYYEDIGLLTSIRSDEVAYRMYDDEAIRRIEQILILRKLNISIKDIQRIFAASGSDVVLDVLGKKVENIDDEVSLLHELKAIVLDFIQEIERMNFADNSDIKQLYSKAKEIETQIVNVDYIGKPANISRLIEITDKLDKKVPDVMVVRVPPFRALSSGVHTWEEIFMPGGYMFQLWQHFPLFQTVIFDCLDFTLVRADDMGEMICAVQDGVSEADVSPLQIIDFPGGLYAMAVSIDEDDESIRKVQDKICQWIETTNFELDESRSFMFNMPYLDEENVYQQDIEKGLGYRQMQRYLPIKLKLM, encoded by the coding sequence ATGAATGATTTAATGAAAATCAGAGATGTTTCTAGTAAGTATGATGTTACTGCACGGACTTTGCGTTATTATGAGGATATTGGGTTGCTAACAAGTATTCGCAGCGATGAGGTTGCGTATCGAATGTATGATGATGAAGCAATCAGAAGAATTGAGCAGATACTGATTTTACGAAAGTTAAACATTAGCATTAAAGATATTCAGCGTATTTTTGCTGCGTCCGGTTCTGACGTAGTTTTGGATGTATTGGGGAAGAAAGTAGAGAATATTGATGATGAGGTATCGTTGTTACATGAGCTGAAGGCTATTGTTTTGGATTTTATTCAGGAAATAGAAAGAATGAATTTTGCTGATAACTCTGATATCAAACAACTTTATAGTAAAGCAAAAGAAATTGAGACTCAGATTGTGAATGTTGATTATATCGGCAAACCGGCAAATATAAGTCGATTGATTGAGATTACTGATAAGCTGGATAAAAAAGTTCCTGATGTGATGGTTGTAAGGGTACCGCCATTCCGGGCTTTGAGTTCAGGCGTGCATACTTGGGAAGAAATTTTTATGCCGGGCGGATATATGTTTCAGCTTTGGCAGCATTTTCCTTTGTTTCAAACAGTTATTTTTGATTGTCTTGATTTTACTTTGGTCAGAGCGGATGATATGGGTGAAATGATTTGTGCAGTTCAAGATGGCGTCAGCGAAGCGGACGTCAGTCCGCTTCAGATTATTGATTTCCCTGGCGGTTTGTATGCTATGGCAGTCAGTATTGATGAGGATGATGAGAGCATCCGTAAAGTTCAGGATAAAATTTGCCAATGGATTGAGACTACTAATTTTGAGTTAGATGAAAGCCGTAGTTTTATGTTTAATATGCCTTATCTTGATGAGGAGAATGTGTATCAGCAGGATATTGAAAAAGGGCTTGGCTATCGGCAAATGCAAAGGTATTTGCCTATTAAGCTGAAGCTAATGTAG